The proteins below come from a single Pichia kudriavzevii chromosome 2, complete sequence genomic window:
- a CDS encoding uncharacterized protein (PKUD0B08830; similar to Saccharomyces cerevisiae YPL190C (NAB3); ancestral locus Anc_6.193), with protein MSDSDDDYTPELITSKPSQPSQHSQHYPSATNKEPTADGEASPNDKPAARASPVPSDTSKTMANPVPTSLPSKPSIKSQSTSLDTSPRNTKRVTFAEKDTHFPSSDNETNEEELDLSGEQVTDDTAMRSVEEHHDGGADDNGHDDDHDDIKGLDIIDDNDDDEYDDYDPLSSVPPVPIRNYSEINVPLFNEIVQYLITSNLYLDESFKCKSPLEKEQILISKYEHHSNTKVNPATVNLNFYATTSYNKPQLKPQDKEQLLIPINPYCRRPDLNVPLTDKASQIKLQQFRKDIEKYSKEFECLEFPSGSRLFIGNLAVNSLKIEDVWRIFSQYGKVVAVNLKQGYGFVQFTNAEDCSEAIKGELNVPLHNKFMQLQVSKTHEKHTEQREDKGIDRDRSPTRKGKKVRVIISIESDTSFNHLLVNSLNEIGVECSVKHVDTNANDVPQDIISESAYAGVCATVVTNKLESVNLFLFQRNSNDGAIKFDEYEGISLDSAINFINNQRDEKPRERDSRRNDKRDRGRNRDRKDRERERDRERERERERERERNRDRDSRDRDSRRSSHFNAYHRNHREDGGVRYSPRQQEAQKHLPPQVIPSIPSIPSRIPTIPPMAGTQYYQNTPSPSLNNPVAAQLMNQLSSLDENSLKAMLNLVNQQQNVYIPPAVPTFQGGSVQGLYNQLQNMAPSQPAPAPVAAPAHPPASSSSSSGAPPNGSGEDGEETSRLFETLARLKNNM; from the coding sequence ATGTCCGATTCTGACGACGATTACACCCCGGAGCTCATCACTTCAAAGCCTTCCCAGCCCTCCCAGCATTCCCAGCATTATCCTTCTGCTACTAATAAAGAGCCAACTGCTGATGGTGAAGCTAGTCCAAATGACAAACCCGCAGCTAGAGCCTCACCGGTGCCGTCTGATACTAGTAAGACTATGGCCAACCCTGTCCCCACGTCCTTGCCTTCCAAACCGTCCATAAAATCCCAGTCCACCTCCTTGGATACGTCTCCCCGTAATACCAAAAGAGTAACCTTTGCTGAAAAGGATACGCATTTCCCATCGTCGGACAACGAAACAAATGAGGAAGAACTAGATTTGAGCGGAGAACAAGTAACGGATGATACAGCGATGAGGAGCGTGGAGGAACATCATGACGGTGGTGCTGATGACAATGGTCATGATGACGACCACGACGATATCAAAGGTTTGGATATTATAGACGAtaatgacgatgatgagTACGATGATTACGATCCATTATCATCGGTGCCGCCTGTTCCAATCAGAAATTACAGTGAGATCAATGTCCCATTGTTCAATGAGATTGTCCAGTATCTAATTACATCCAACTTGTACTTGGACGAATCCTTCAAATGCAAATCACCTTTAGAGAAGGAACAGATTTTAATCTCTAAATATGAACACCACTCAAATACAAAGGTCAATCCGGCTACGGTCAATTTGAACTTCTACGCAACAACCTCTTACAACAAACCTCAATTAAAACCCCAAGATAAAGAACAGCTGCTCATACCTATAAACCCATATTGCCGTCGTCCAGATCTGAATGTGCCATTAACTGACAAAGCCTCTCAGATAAAACTACAACAGTTCCgcaaagacattgaaaaatactcCAAGGAGTTTGAATGCCTTGAGTTCCCATCAGGCTCAAGATTATTTATTGGGAACTTGGCTGTTAATTCACTGAAAATCGAGGATGTTTGGAGAATCTTTAGCCAGTATGGTAAAGTTGTTGCAGTGAACTTAAAACAGGGGTATGGGTTTGTGCAGTTTACTAATGCTGAAGATTGCTCTGAGGCAATCAAAGGTGAACTGAATGTACCATTACACAATAAGTTCATGCAACTACAAGTATCTAAAACCCATGAGAAACACACGGAACAACGTGAAGATAAAGGCATTGATAGGGACAGATCACCAACTAGAAAGGGTAAAAAAGTCCGTGTAATCATATCAATTGAATCAGATACCAGCTTCAACCATTTGTTAGttaattctttgaatgaAATAGGAGTTGAATGTAGTGTCAAACATGTAGACACTAATGCAAATGATGTTCCACAGGATATTATCAGTGAGAGTGCATATGCTGGTGTTTGTGCAACAGTTGTCACAAATAAATTGGAGTCTGTGAATCTATTCCtatttcaaagaaacagtAATGATGGTGCAATTAAGTTTGATGAATACGAAGGTATATCATTAGACAGTgccatcaatttcatcaacaatcaaCGAGATGAGAAGCCTAGAGAAAGAGATTCCAGGAGGAACGATAAGAGAGATCGGGGAAGAAATAGAGATCGAAAAGacagagaaagagaaagagacaGAGAACGGGAAAGAGAAAgggaaagagaaagagaaagaaacaGAGACAGAGATAGCAGAGACAGAGATAGCAGACGTAGTTCTCACTTCAACGCTTATCATCGAAATCACAGGGAGGATGGGGGTGTTAGGTACTCGCCAAGACAGCAAGAAGCCCAGAAACACTTGCCACCCCAGGTGATCCCGTCGATTCCGTCTATACCTTCTCGTATTCCCACGATCCCACCAATGGCCGGTACACAGTATTATCAGAACACgccttctccttctttgaaCAATCCTGTTGCTGCACAGCTAATGAACCAACTATCGTCGTTGGATGAAAACTCGTTAAAGGCGATGTTGAATCTGGTGAACCAGCAGCAGAATGTGTACATTCCACCTGCAGTGCCTACTTTTCAAGGTGGTTCCGTGCAGGGACTATACAACCAACTACAAAACATGGCGCCTTCACAGCCTGCTCCAGCCCCTGTGGCAGCCCCAGCCCACCCTCCggcttcttcttcctcttcttctggtGCTCCACCCAATGGTAGCGGTGAAGATGGAGAGGAAACCAGCCGGTTATTTGAGACACTTGCAAGACTCAAAAATAACATGTAA
- a CDS encoding uncharacterized protein (PKUD0B08840; similar to Saccharomyces cerevisiae YPL189C-A (COA2); ancestral locus Anc_6.192), translating to MRVSNAAISRSIFGSTFLVSFSLVLANSLVPCPADRQFANDSKIPKHLREDDVHLLQQQQQQQLHETK from the coding sequence ATGAGAGTCTCCAATGCCGCCATTTCCCGTTCCATCTTTGGCTCGACTTTCCTCGTGTCCTTCTCCCTGGTTCTCGCTAACTCTCTAGTACCTTGTCCAGCAGACAGACAGTTTGCTAATGACTCCAAGATCCCAAAACACCTCAGAGAAGACGACGTCCATCTgctgcaacaacaacaacagcaacagttACACGAGACAAAATAA
- a CDS encoding uncharacterized protein (PKUD0B08855) — translation MASFFRGYVPETVRLKYKDEQMIAVHFKRRSGYLFSGTLDLYDDGGEYKLVIRNYQGEWAGTVVFADMRSDGLRCFDMQRNSIIKTLYQLKDEEYVVYVKVGEDEYVMMHMELCPGDEEILERVLAG, via the coding sequence ATGGCATCGTTTTTCCGAGGGTATGTCCCCGAGACGGTGCGACTGAAATACAAGGACGAGCAGATGATTGCAGTGCACTTCAAGCGACGGTCTGGGTACCTCTTTTCCGGGACATTGGATCTCTATGACGATGGCGGCGAGTACAAGCTTGTGATTCGGAACTACCAAGGGGAGTGGGCCGGGACGGTTGTGTTTGCAGACATGAGAAGTGACGGGCTGCGGTGTTTTGATATGCAACGCAACAGTATTATCAAGACGCTCTACCAGTTAAAGGACGAGGAGTATGTAGTCTATGTCAAGGTTGGCGAGGATGAATATGTGATGATGCACATGGAGCTCTGTCCTGGCGACGAGGAGATACTGGAGAGAGTCTTGGCGGGATAA
- a CDS encoding uncharacterized protein (PKUD0B08780; similar to Saccharomyces cerevisiae YDR498C (SEC20); ancestral locus Anc_3.83) — protein MDASTLTKQTEEACRNAIVRILEQSHIAFPEEPDAVQDLLTAIERNISILEYNILPQLPVDRNNELKYHIFKLREEYGDIRAFYRSKKVDNKAQYLHQLYLKSFDKAELPEYNRKNEGESGCTTEENDQKVDENEELLNLTAQDKLLQQNNVLTNKLQNVNNLMKSTLLAGEINLSELESSTNTLSQLSDSYAFFGDVLNKTNSLVKSINKASKSERAMIYRSLYFFTGVCMWILWRRIFKRPVLLLLWLIISPIRMLLFSSNGSNASIVVESSSATLLASTQFTSPVITTTTSSISKHATSISSVIKDEL, from the coding sequence ATGGATGCGTCTACGCTTACTAAACAGACAGAAGAGGCTTGCCGCAATGCTATTGTGAGAATTTTAGAGCAGTCTCATATAGCCTTTCCCGAAGAACCAGATGCTGTTCAGGATTTACTCACGGCCATTGAACGTAATATATCCATTTTAGAATATAATATACTTCCCCAGTTGCCAGTAGACAGAAATAATGAATTGAAATATCACATCTTTAAACTTCGAGAGGAATATGGTGATATACGTGCATTTTACAGATCAAAAAAAGTTGACAACAAAGCCCAATATTTACACCAGCTGTACCTGAAATCATTTGACAAAGCAGAATTACCAGAATATAACAGGAAAAATGAGGGTGAGTCAGGATGCACCACAGAGGAAAACGACCAGAAGGTTGACGAAAATGAGGAACTACTGAACCTCACAGCACAGGATAAGTTATTACAACAAAATAATGTACTAACCAACAAACTACAAAATGTAAACAATCTAATGAAGTCGACTTTACTTGCAGGTGAAATAAACTTATCCGAATTAGAATCTTCAACCAATACGCTATCTCAACTATCGGATAGTTATGCATTTTTTGGTGACGTTCTCAACAAAACTAATTCTTTAgtgaaatcaatcaataaGGCCAGCAAGAGTGAAAGAGCAATGATATATAGGtctctttattttttcaccGGTGTTTGCATGTGGATCCTTTGGCGACGAATCTTTAAAAGGCCAgtgctgttgctgttgtggCTAATAATCTCACCTATTCGAATGCTTCTTTTTTCGTCTAACGGTTCCAATGCTTCTATAGTAGTGGAATCATCTTCAGCTACATTGTTAGCATCAACTCAATTCACTTCGCCGGTTATTACTACCACTACCTCCTCTATCAGCAAACACGCTACTTCTATATCGAGTGTTATAAAAGACGAATTGTAG
- a CDS encoding uncharacterized protein (PKUD0B08820; similar to Saccharomyces cerevisiae YGL253W (HXK2) and YFR053C (HXK1); ancestral locus Anc_3.581) — MTQTLQAAFEKTKSELTVTTEKLEEITNHFVEELEKGISPAGGNIPMNPTWVMDYPSGSETGEYLAIDLGGTNLRVIRVTLQGDSKFKSVNEKYPIPVPMRTGNKDDLFDFIAKSLDDFIKHQYGEDYKGEKLPLGFTFSYPAHQNAINHGVLQTWTKGFDIPGVEGHDVVPMLQASLDKLNTPVEVVALINDTTGTLVASKYCDTETIMGLIFGTGCNGAYYDFAKNIPKLEGKLASDINDETPMAINCEYGAFDNDWKVLPRTKYDIQIDQESPRPGQQFYEKMIAGYYLGEVLRLILLDYYSQGLVFINQDIKSLQVPFAMDTSFPSMIEEHGPEYAGKLFKDTFNITLTKEEEKVISDLCQIIGTRAARLSVCSIAGICRKMNYKSGHCAADGSVFNRYPYFKERAAAALNELFKWNTDPKDYPIKLTHAEDGSGVGAAVIACLTEKRLLAGKSVGAKL; from the coding sequence ATGACACAAACTTTACAAGCcgcttttgaaaaaacaaagtctGAATTGACTGTTACAACTGAAAAGTTGGAAGAAATCACAAACcattttgttgaagaactCGAAAAGGGTATTTCTCCAGCCGGTGGTAATATTCCAATGAATCCTACTTGGGTTATGGATTATCCATCAGGTTCCGAAACTGGTGAATACTTGGCAATCGATTTAGGTGGTACCAACCTTAGAGTCATCAGAGTAACATTACAAGGtgattccaaattcaaatcagtcaatgaaaaataccCAATTCCCGTTCCGATGAGAACCGGTAATAAAGACGATctatttgatttcattgcAAAGTCTTTAgatgattttattaagCATCAGTATGGTGAGGATTACAAAGGTGAAAAGTTGCCATTAGGTTTCACCTTCTCTTACCCTGCACATCAAAACGCAATCAATCATGGTGTCTTGCAGACATGGACCAAAGGTTTTGATATTCCAGGCGTTGAAGGGCATGATGTTGTTCCGATGTTACAAGCCTCCCTTGATAAATTGAATACCCCAGTTGAGGTTGTTGCCTTGATTAATGATACTACCGGTACTTTAGTCGCTTCCAAATATTGTGATACTGAGACCATCATGGGTTTGATCTTTGGTACCGGTTGTAATGGTGCTTATTATGATTTTGCAAAGAATATTCCTAAATTAGAAGGTAAGTTAGCTAGtgatatcaatgatgaaactCCAATGGCTATTAATTGCGAATATGGTGCTTTTGATAACGATTGGAAAGTTCTGCCAAGAACCAAGTATGATATCCAAATTGACCAAGAATCTCCAAGACCAGGTCAGCAATTCTATGAAAAAATGATTGCTGGTTATTATTTAGGTGAAGTTTTAAGATTAATTTTATTGGACTATTATTCTCAAGGACTGGTTTTCATTAATCAGGATATCAAGTCTTTGCAAGTTCCATTTGCAATGGATACCTCCTTCCCTTCAATGATTGAAGAACATGGTCCTGAATACGCTGGaaaattattcaaagataCCTTCAACATTACTCTAACtaaggaagaagagaaggtTATCTCTGATTTGTGCCAAATCATCGGTACCCGTGCTGCCAGATTGTCTGTATGCTCAATTGCTGGTATCTGTAGAAAAATGAACTACAAATCTGGACATTGTGCCGCAGATGGTTCAGTTTTTAATAGATACCCATACTTTAAGGAGCGTGCAGCTGCTGCATTGAATGAATTATTCAAGTGGAACACAGATCCAAAGGATTACCCAATTAAATTGACCCATGCAGAAGATGGTTCTGGCGTTGGTGCGGCAGTCATTGCATGTCTTACTGAAAAAAGACTGCTTGCCGGTAAGAGTGTTGGTGCTAAATTATAA
- a CDS encoding uncharacterized protein (PKUD0B08790; similar to Saccharomyces cerevisiae YBL091C (MAP2); ancestral locus Anc_7.422), with amino-acid sequence MKMSAEKSSDVIEAVAEKLENASFGEAVNEPTANEGGETESSKSKKKKKKKKKKSTLPEHAIAREYNGTYPQGLMMDYNLKRTTNEEKRHDVNFQEAQNSWNKYRHGAEIHRRTRKYAQEKIKPGMPMLEIAEMIENKVREQSESTDTLKAGMGFPTGLSLNHCAAHYTPNAGDKVVLQYDDVLKVDFGVHVDGYIIDSAFTHTFNPKYDPLVEAVREATNTGIKTAGIDVRLTDIGEAVEEVMESHEIELDGKVYPIKCIRNLNGHTILNRRIHGGKSIPIVKNGDVTKLEEYETIAIETFGSTGKGYVNHGGECSHYMKAYDAPPNATVRLDRARKLLDTIDKNFGTLPFCRRYLDRIGEDKYLLALNTLVREGLVSDHPPLLDVKGCYTAQFEHTVLLQPTQKEVVSKGDDY; translated from the coding sequence ATGAAGATGTCTGCAGAGAAAAGCTCTGATGTTATTGAGGCGGTGGCTGAGAAGCTTGAAAATGCTTCCTTTGGGGAGGCTGTGAACGAGCCTACAGCAAATGAAGGTGGAGAAACCGAATCATCAAAgagcaagaagaaaaagaagaagaagaagaagaagagtaCCTTACCAGAACATGCAATTGCACGTGAGTACAACGGAACCTATCCGCAAGGACTGATGATGGATTACAATTTGAAGCGTACCACCAATGAGGAGAAAAGACACGATGTTAATTTCCAGGAAGCCCAAAATTCTTGGAATAAATATCGTCATGGTGCCGAGATTCATAGGAGAACCCGTAAATATGCCCAGGAAAAGATCAAGCCGGGTATGCCTATGCTTGAGATTGCCGAAATGATTGAGAACAAGGTCAGAGAACAAAGTGAATCCACAGACACTTTGAAGGCGGGTATGGGATTCCCAACTGGTTTATCTTTGAACCATTGTGCTGCTCATTATACACCTAATGCGGGTGACAAGGTCGTTTTGCAGTACGATGATGTTCTGAAGGTTGATTTTGGTGTTCATGTCGACGGTTACATTATTGATTCTGCCTTCACCCATACTTTCAATCCAAAGTATGATCCATTAGTGGAGGCAGTAAGAGAAGCGACTAATACTGGTATCAAAACCGCAGGCATTGATGTTAGATTGACAGACATTGGTGAAGCGGTTGAAGAAGTCATGGAATCCCATGAAATTGAATTAGACGGGAAGGTTTATCCTATAAAATGTATTAGAAACTTAAATGGTCATACGATTTTAAATCGCCGTATTCATGGTGGTAAATCGATTCCAATTGTTAAAAATGGTGATGTTAccaaattggaagaataCGAAACCATTGCCATTGAAACCTTTGGTTCCACTGGTAAAGGTTATGTTAACCATGGCGGTGAATGTTCGCATTATATGAAAGCGTATGATGCGCCACCTAATGCGACGGTTAGGTTGGACCGTGCAAGGAAACTGTTGGATACAATCGATAAGAATTTTGGTACCTTACCATTTTGCAGGCGTTATTTGGATCGTATTGGTGAGGACAAGTACTTACTCGCATTGAACACTTTGGTCAGAGAAGGACTTGTTAGCGATCATCCTCCATTACTTGATGTCAAAGGTTGCTATACTGCACAATTCGAACATACTGTCTTATTGCAACCAACTCAAAAGGAAGTTGTCTCTAAAGGTGATGATTATTAA
- a CDS encoding uncharacterized protein (PKUD0B08810; similar to Saccharomyces cerevisiae YBL084C (CDC27); ancestral locus Anc_7.412): MMDQKSRFQSLILYALEHDMLDTAEFTAERLLSYEQNDIFLSSLNPSMTQQKTYKSKSLGSNSKERQFTLPSASLESIYLYAYVLYRRRRYKAAYNVTADYCGQHVGCSYIFSKSCLQLNRESDGIRSLLATMSMWENTNNSSSFSSGINPDNIACFMLLGKLYSKIGDIPRSTINFSKVLEINPFIWEALEELSRMGVKINVDSIYNSKDEDAFTNQIDEKTGLEHNNTSDMDNGTSTNISSNKNHIFKTPITKKKTTLLTTSSPENTFITPINKAGKNNGSSKRGSNITSRLIHNNTSLNNQKDLDDDVGLKKYILGSSFNNDVFKSSSKNPKYTRNKFVLNETPTLFDNIGENLTLENSNSYIVSIYAKLAKGLQASTAYDCFKAIRIFDSLPDYERYTPWVISKLGRLHFEIVNYEEAELYYQKLRLIDRTRLQDMEYYSTLLWHLHKEVELSFLAHDLYEVEANSEITWISIGNLFSFRKETEDAIKCFGKAIIINPRCSYAYTLQGHEYLATDAFENAMSCFRHSILIDKRHYNAFYGIGMIYLKLGDFRKAEFHFRKAIEINPVNVILICCVGMVLEKLDKREESLKQYEFAVKLQPLSMLALFKKAQVLYSMGEFDEALRDFQKLENLAPDEASVHFILGKLYKHFGRKYEAIRQFTISLNLDPKGSHLIKESLESLNED; the protein is encoded by the coding sequence ATGATGGACCAGAAAAGCAGGTTTCAATCGCTTATTCTTTATGCTCTTGAACATGATATGTTGGATACTGCCGAATTTACTGCTGAACGGCTATTATCATATGAGCAAAATGATATATTTCTGAGTTCATTGAATCCATCAATGACTCAACAGAAAACCTATAAGTCAAAGTCTTTAGGCTCAAATTCCAAGGAAAGACAATTCACTTTACCTTCTGCATCATTGGAAAGTATATATCTATATGCATATGTCTTATATAGACGCCGTCGATATAAGGCCGCTTATAATGTAACTGCCGATTATTGTGGTCAACATGTTGGTTGCTCTTATATCTTCTCTAAAAGTTGTCTTCAACTAAACAGAGAGAGTGATGGAATCAGAAGCTTACTTGCAACAATGTCCATGTGGGAGAATACCAATAATTCTTCCTCATTCTCGAGCGGTATTAACCCGGATAATATCGCTTGCTTCATGCTACTAGGCAaattatattcaaagattgGTGATATTCCACGTTCAACAATAAACTTTAGTAAGGTTTTGGAGATCAATCCGTTTATTTGGGAGGCTCTTGAAGAGTTGAGTAGAATGGGCGTCAAGATTAATGTTGACTCGATCTATAATTccaaagatgaagatgcGTTTACgaatcaaattgatgaaaaaaccGGATTGGAGCATAACAACACAAGTGATATGGACAATGGCACCAGTACTAACATAAGTAGCAATAAAAATCATATATTTAAAACACCAATtacaaaaaagaaaacaactCTTCTGACAACTAGTAGTCCCGAGAATACTTTTATCACGCCTATCAATAAGGCAGGAAAAAACAATGGTTCCTCTAAAAGAGGTTCAAACATAACTTCAAGGTTAATACATAACAATACTTCACTCAACAACCAAAAGgatttggatgatgatgtgGGGTTGAAGAAGTACATACTTGGATCAAGTTTCAACAATGATGTCTTCAAATCAAGTTCTAAAAATCCCAAATATACAAGAAATAAATTCGTTTTGAATGAAACGCCTACCCTCTTTGACAATATAGGGGAGAATCTAACTCTTGAGAATAGTAATAGCTACATTGTATCGATATACGCAAAATTGGCTAAGGGGTTACAGGCTTCTACGGCCTATGATTGTTTCAAAGCAATTCGAATCTTTGATTCCTTACCTGATTATGAGCGATATACTCCCTGGGTTATCAGTAAGTTGGGTAGGCtgcattttgaaattgtaaacTACGAAGAAGCTGAGTTATACTACCAAAAATTAAGATTAATAGATAGGACCAGATTACAAGATATGGAATATTATTCTACACTCTTGTGGCATTTGCACAAAGAAGTCGAATTAAGTTTTCTTGCGCATGATTTGTATGAAGTTGAAGCAAATAGTGAGATTACCTGGATTAGTATAGGTAATTTGTTCAGTTTCCGCAAAGAAACTGAAGATGCAATCAAATGTTTCGGTAAAGCAATCATAATTAATCCTCGATGCTCATATGCGTACACCCTACAGGGGCATGAATACTTGGCAACAGATGCATTTGAGAATGCAATGAGTTGTTTTAGACATTCTATTCTTATTGATAAGAGACATTATAATGCATTTTATGGTATTGgaatgatttatttgaagttaGGAGATTTCAGAAAGGCTGAATTTCATTTCCGTAAGGctattgaaatcaatccGGTTAATGTTATCTTAATCTGTTGTGTGGGGATGGTattggaaaaattggaCAAGAGGGAGGAGAGCTTAAAGCAGTATGAATTTGCCGTAAAACTACAACCATTATCTATGTTAGCATTATTCAAGAAGGCACAAGTGTTATACAGTATGggagaatttgatgaagcCCTTAgagatttccaaaaattaGAGAATTTGGCGCCCGATGAGGCAAGTGTTCATTTTATCCTTGGAAAGCTATACAAGCATTTTGGACGCAAGTATGAAGCAATCAGACAGTTTACAATTTCACTCAATCTAGATCCAAAGGGTTCACACTTAATAAAAGAATCACTGGAGAGCTTGAATGAGGATTGA
- a CDS encoding uncharacterized protein (PKUD0B08800; similar to Saccharomyces cerevisiae YBL090W (MRP21); ancestral locus Anc_7.421), with product MFLRQPLAAQRLVRSSFLQSFRFQSTSNTATTVEAVNSVTSKRAIKDTGIADAMYNAKSGSLSKNRFLRSKEANEKVFNDPFVFASSFIVPDKLAGRTVNVQHKDLSRAISQLDMLVKNNKLREISQSQRFFVKPNKRRLAKKVANRKKIFESGIAKLFSVVRDAVRKGY from the coding sequence ATGTTCCTCAGACAACCACTTGCAGCACAGAGACTCGTGCGTTCTTCATTTCTGCAATCTTTTAGGTTCCAGTCCACGTCAAATACAGCTACTACAGTGGAAGCAGTCAATTCAGTAACTTCCAAACGTGCCATAAAAGACACTGGTATTGCAGATGCAATGTACAACGCCAAGTCAGGCTCTCTCTCTAAGAACAGGTTTTTGAGAAGCAAGGAAGCAAACGAAAAGGTCTTCAATGACCCATTTGTCTTTGCTTCCAGTTTTATTGTTCCTGATAAATTAGCAGGTAGAACCGTCAATGTCCAACACAAAGATCTATCCAGAGCCATTAGCCAGTTGGATATGCTTGTcaagaacaacaagttGAGAGAAATTTCTCAGAGCCAGAGGTTCTTTGTCAAGCCAAATAAGAGACGCTTGGCTAAGAAGGTTGCCAACCGTAAGAAGATATTCGAATCTGGTATTGCCAAATTATTCAGTGTTGTTAGAGATGCTGTTAGAAAAGGTTACTAG
- a CDS encoding uncharacterized protein (PKUD0B08850; similar to Saccharomyces cerevisiae YKR085C (MRPL20); ancestral locus Anc_5.682) produces MFNRLVVSVRHSSSIPKLATTPNKFNAKSSAFNLRPNLPEGLFFHPAPASLNPEITPKAFLPESDVRKTSDVYYPEQTQYVAENIHYMPVISRIAQPTKYSHDASVVGELQKMRDNGATRKQMREKFGVSDGFISLTTKPNPQTLKAQSKLLKRHARRWSEKTLAARKAREERKLQWERDM; encoded by the coding sequence ATGTTCAACCGTCTCGTAGTTTCTGTCCGCCACAGCTCGAGCATCCCCAAGCTTGCGACGACGCCAAACAAGTTCAATGCCAAGTCATCAGCATTCAATCTCAGACCAAACCTCCCAGAGGGGCTCTTCTTCCACCCGGCACCTGCCTCTCTCAACCCGGAGATCACCCCGAAGGCGTTCTTGCCCGAGTCCGACGTTAGGAAGACTTCGGACGTCTACTACCCCGAGCAGACCCAGTATGTTGCAGAGAATATCCACTACATGCCTGTGATATCCAGAATTGCACAGCCAACTAAGTATAGTCACGATGCCTCTGTTGTGGGTGAGCTGCAGAAAATGCGGGACAATGGTGCCACTAGGAAACAGATGCGGGAGAAGTTTGGTGTTAGTGATGGCTTTATCAGTTTGACCACAAAACCAAATCCGCAGACACTGAAAGCACAGAGCAAACTCTTGAAGAGACATGCACGGAGATGGTCAGAGAAGACCCTTGCTGCTCGTAAGGCGAGAGAGGAGAGGAAACTCCAATGGGAGAGAGACATGTAA